One Schlesneria paludicola DSM 18645 DNA segment encodes these proteins:
- a CDS encoding serine/threonine-protein kinase: MTEETKQPGRNTRLFAAAFCPNCQFSFVPRHGIEPCPSCGHSFPLSADHTCDTHIRPPNDSQEQRFADGPAASLAHEVDELIGQNLGVYRCDALLGAGAMGRVYLAHHRDLHRKCALKILPPSMAMRDPAYVLRFMNEGQATAALNHPNIVTIHAIGEERGYHFIEMEFVAGRSLRQLIEDEGIQQPVRATALALRIAEGLAAAHTAGILHRDLKPDNVMLTHQGVPKITDFGLARRVVVNPEDKTALDFVGTPQFMAPELFEHQPASPASDVYALGVCYFNLLTGQLPYRGDSLDKLIQSVRHDPLPSFRSFQQPIPMEMAECAAMLLAKAAQNRPQSGVEAVQLLEAILGQSEDLESLIQKAFANHPDIRWRREGRRYRIDLTFSGGRHQTAFVEPSDHAAADRLLRISSVCCPALSVYFEPALRLNSEILHGALAIAEIDKQAVFVMVDNYPLSTVDPEEIRRSVLEVAHRADAIEKLLTGLDLN; encoded by the coding sequence ATGACGGAAGAGACAAAACAACCCGGAAGAAATACACGGCTCTTCGCGGCGGCATTCTGTCCGAACTGCCAATTTTCCTTTGTTCCTCGACACGGAATTGAACCCTGCCCGAGTTGCGGTCATTCGTTCCCGCTTTCCGCGGATCACACGTGCGACACTCACATTCGTCCGCCAAATGATTCGCAGGAACAACGCTTCGCCGATGGCCCAGCGGCATCACTCGCGCACGAAGTCGACGAATTGATCGGTCAGAATCTGGGCGTTTATCGTTGCGACGCCCTGCTGGGCGCCGGCGCGATGGGGCGAGTCTACTTGGCTCACCATCGAGACTTGCATCGCAAATGCGCGTTGAAAATCCTGCCACCATCCATGGCCATGCGTGACCCGGCGTACGTGTTGCGATTCATGAATGAAGGACAGGCGACCGCCGCGCTGAATCACCCCAATATCGTCACGATTCACGCGATCGGAGAAGAACGCGGTTACCACTTTATTGAAATGGAATTCGTCGCCGGTCGTTCACTTCGTCAATTGATCGAGGATGAAGGAATCCAACAACCCGTTCGCGCGACGGCACTCGCCCTGAGAATCGCCGAGGGACTTGCGGCCGCACACACGGCTGGCATTCTTCATCGTGATCTGAAGCCTGACAACGTGATGTTGACGCATCAAGGTGTACCCAAAATCACCGACTTTGGACTCGCGCGGCGCGTGGTCGTTAATCCCGAAGACAAGACGGCTCTGGACTTTGTCGGGACCCCTCAGTTCATGGCACCGGAGTTGTTCGAGCATCAGCCCGCCTCACCTGCTAGCGACGTTTACGCACTGGGGGTCTGCTATTTCAACCTGTTGACGGGACAACTGCCCTACCGCGGCGACTCGCTCGACAAACTGATCCAGTCCGTACGGCACGATCCCCTACCCAGCTTTCGCTCGTTCCAGCAACCGATCCCCATGGAGATGGCCGAATGCGCCGCGATGCTGCTCGCCAAAGCCGCCCAGAATCGGCCTCAGTCGGGCGTCGAAGCCGTCCAATTGCTGGAAGCGATTCTCGGCCAGTCCGAGGATCTGGAAAGCCTGATCCAGAAAGCCTTCGCGAACCACCCGGATATTCGCTGGAGACGGGAAGGTCGGCGTTACCGGATCGACCTGACTTTTTCGGGCGGACGTCATCAAACAGCCTTCGTCGAGCCGAGCGATCATGCAGCGGCCGATCGACTCCTGAGGATCTCAAGCGTGTGCTGTCCCGCACTTTCGGTCTATTTTGAACCGGCCTTGCGGCTGAACTCTGAAATTCTGCACGGAGCGCTCGCAATCGCCGAAATCGACAAGCAGGCTGTGTTTGTCATGGTCGACAATTACCCATTGTCGACCGTTGATCCCGAAGAAATCCGCCGCAGCGTGCTTGAGGTCGCTCATCGAGCCGACGCCATCGAGAAACTGTTGACAGGACTTGATTTGAACTGA
- a CDS encoding disk-shape morphogenesis protein volactin has product MTIGLDLGSFQFRSMRIIDGKLVARCCPAVFATMADTTSHRRLLQQSNTQFATCSGQLLVFGEDAREWSEMLNLTPCPLLRGGRIPASDPVSRQVLALIVDALLPAQTELNSVCKMTLPGGGFDDQADHRDAEFFLQLVTLRGYRPEFITATHAVALSELPDAAFTGITVTLGHTTCEFGITHSGREIVRCVVMSGLDSFDGSPRLGSGEVIQEPVATTASIDRDYYRFFVDVITEARMQFEREGTLKTLPRMLPVVCAGGITATSSFLPLFQTAWNEANWPIETAPIRLAANSSLSVVRGCLVQAELEQPSEAKAA; this is encoded by the coding sequence GTGACGATCGGACTCGACCTTGGCAGCTTTCAATTTCGCTCCATGCGAATCATTGATGGCAAACTGGTAGCACGCTGTTGTCCGGCGGTCTTCGCCACCATGGCGGATACAACCTCACATCGCCGTCTGCTGCAACAGTCCAACACACAGTTTGCGACATGCTCGGGGCAATTGCTCGTCTTCGGCGAAGATGCGCGCGAGTGGTCGGAAATGTTGAATTTGACACCGTGCCCATTGCTTCGCGGAGGGCGAATTCCCGCGTCTGATCCCGTTTCGCGGCAGGTGCTGGCGTTGATCGTCGATGCGCTGCTACCTGCACAGACAGAACTGAATTCGGTGTGCAAGATGACCTTGCCCGGTGGTGGCTTCGATGATCAGGCAGATCATCGCGACGCCGAGTTCTTTCTGCAGTTAGTGACGCTGCGGGGTTATCGTCCCGAGTTCATCACGGCGACGCATGCCGTGGCGCTGTCTGAACTGCCTGATGCCGCGTTCACGGGAATCACCGTGACGCTCGGGCATACCACGTGCGAGTTCGGGATTACGCACAGTGGACGAGAAATTGTAAGATGTGTCGTCATGAGCGGCCTGGACAGTTTTGATGGTTCGCCGCGACTGGGGTCGGGGGAAGTCATTCAAGAGCCTGTGGCGACCACGGCAAGCATCGATCGCGACTATTACCGCTTCTTTGTCGATGTCATCACCGAAGCGCGGATGCAGTTCGAGCGTGAAGGAACACTCAAGACGCTGCCGCGGATGTTGCCAGTCGTCTGCGCTGGCGGGATCACCGCGACGTCGTCGTTCTTACCGCTCTTTCAGACCGCGTGGAACGAAGCCAACTGGCCGATCGAGACGGCACCGATTCGTCTTGCGGCGAATTCGTCTCTGTCAGTCGTACGAGGTTGTCTGGTTCAGGCGGAGCTCGAACAGCCCAGTGAAGCGAAAGCGGCCTGA
- a CDS encoding ribonuclease D gives MTSSLITKQSAFDDLCDHIHKAGLVAFDTEFVSEHTYRPELCLLQFATKERCVAVDPYEVDYKRWWELMADEKTTVIVHGGREEVRFCFTHVDLPPKRLWDVQIAEGLRSRSFPLGYEALVKRILGRTAQGRETRTDWRRRPLSATQLEYALDDVQHILEIYERQRSSLQKMKRLSWAEAEIQRMIDEIAAERSPDSWQRLPGLHRLTQRELAVAREVYRWREAEAAAKDRPMRKMLRDDLVIELAKRRPTTESDLLAVRDMNRPEYKRAAGTLLDCVAAGMALPKEDLPQLPKSLDEDKAHDEQVVGQLLGLALANRCAELNVAMGLVGKTADLRHLVRWHVYGERDGDPPRLTQGWRAEVCGDLLTDVLAGKIALRVADPQSDHPLVFERRDSIEPEPTK, from the coding sequence ATGACGTCGTCGTTGATCACAAAACAGTCTGCCTTTGACGACCTGTGCGATCATATTCACAAGGCCGGATTGGTCGCATTCGATACCGAGTTCGTGTCGGAGCACACTTACCGCCCGGAACTTTGTTTGCTGCAGTTCGCCACGAAAGAGCGTTGTGTCGCCGTCGATCCGTATGAGGTCGACTACAAACGCTGGTGGGAGTTGATGGCGGACGAGAAAACAACCGTCATCGTGCACGGCGGGCGGGAAGAGGTGCGATTCTGCTTTACGCACGTCGATTTGCCACCGAAACGGCTTTGGGACGTGCAGATTGCGGAAGGGCTTCGGTCGCGTAGTTTTCCGCTTGGGTACGAAGCCCTGGTCAAGCGGATTTTGGGACGCACGGCCCAAGGACGCGAAACACGCACGGATTGGCGTCGACGACCTCTTTCCGCGACGCAACTTGAATATGCCCTCGACGATGTCCAACATATTCTGGAAATCTACGAGCGTCAGCGCAGTTCTTTGCAAAAGATGAAGCGACTGTCGTGGGCTGAAGCCGAGATTCAGCGAATGATTGACGAGATCGCGGCAGAACGATCGCCAGACAGTTGGCAGCGATTGCCTGGCCTGCACCGGTTGACGCAGCGTGAACTGGCAGTGGCCCGCGAAGTCTATCGCTGGCGTGAAGCCGAGGCCGCCGCAAAAGACCGACCGATGCGAAAGATGTTGCGTGACGATCTGGTCATCGAGCTGGCTAAACGCCGTCCGACCACGGAGTCTGATTTGCTCGCCGTTCGTGATATGAATCGTCCCGAGTACAAGCGAGCGGCCGGGACACTGCTCGATTGTGTCGCGGCGGGGATGGCCCTGCCGAAAGAGGATTTGCCGCAACTTCCCAAATCGCTGGACGAGGACAAGGCACACGACGAGCAGGTCGTCGGACAATTGCTTGGTCTGGCATTGGCCAATCGTTGTGCGGAGCTGAATGTGGCAATGGGTCTGGTCGGAAAGACCGCCGACCTGCGACATCTGGTTCGCTGGCACGTTTACGGTGAACGCGACGGTGATCCACCGCGATTGACCCAAGGATGGCGCGCGGAAGTTTGTGGTGACCTGTTAACGGACGTACTGGCGGGCAAAATCGCGCTGCGTGTCGCCGATCCACAATCGGACCATCCACTGGTCTTCGAACGCCGTGACTCAATTGAGCCTGAACCGACGAAGTGA
- a CDS encoding polysaccharide biosynthesis/export family protein, with protein MLFKQSRLPFLVLAICMGLGSLPTYAQNVSYPSRPKVIAFSRAENVRSLYVAVIGEVHKPGTFHLDPSTLNLHAVIRRAGGLTVDATHAIHVVRQGKISHQERFSETQNSPLQPGDLLIVESSQSKSTTGTVTEFDRDASTIHAGFEQPAPPAGVQVALLNVLDYPLVVTMRPDEAFVGQIVDQLGQGPEILPHLRVVSSDASMRFLPDQNKAAIHLTGGSAIVFEKGIVNRNRLPNGLPKPIESDIAQGAQSSLIGRPSGQSAELHSLGEKAFLSSSGTHEWHSLTSRQPAQEAVQPAPTELKLPTEEVKSDMQQPVLRLRPRIATMPSFTGDPPIANSSTRHPEPDRSPQVPIPQPDDSIGDDASSSSSPMIAPSLTIDDDVVNQIKPAKSAMPLVILFSVLLVMVGAAVMLRRQSQVIPVASSQASPAVMSDVVQQATVIEPTPAIAPLTSKSKLEQLIKNELPITFEVVSFPAGLELQGRLVPKPILRVDDSQNVVKQNGPHFGLTEPESGGYSLQEVIAQLDSAEPDTVRRPHFMGSKPQEVVTASIPAAMSSGPIAEGERPHAPLAKALFELEQGGRS; from the coding sequence ATGTTGTTCAAACAATCCCGACTGCCCTTTCTCGTTCTGGCGATTTGCATGGGATTGGGTTCGCTGCCGACATACGCGCAGAACGTGTCGTATCCCAGCCGACCCAAAGTCATCGCGTTCTCGCGCGCCGAGAACGTCAGGTCGCTTTACGTTGCGGTGATTGGTGAGGTTCACAAACCCGGTACCTTTCATCTTGATCCATCGACACTCAACCTGCACGCAGTTATTCGGCGCGCGGGCGGCCTAACGGTCGATGCCACGCACGCCATTCATGTCGTTCGTCAGGGGAAGATCAGTCACCAAGAACGTTTTTCCGAGACGCAGAACAGCCCGTTGCAGCCGGGTGACTTATTGATTGTGGAATCGTCTCAGAGCAAGTCGACGACCGGTACGGTCACGGAATTTGATCGCGACGCTTCAACAATTCATGCAGGATTCGAGCAGCCTGCACCTCCTGCGGGTGTGCAAGTGGCGTTGCTCAATGTGCTCGACTATCCACTCGTTGTGACGATGCGGCCGGACGAGGCATTCGTTGGTCAGATTGTTGATCAGTTGGGACAGGGGCCCGAAATCCTGCCGCATTTGCGGGTCGTGTCGTCCGATGCTTCGATGCGTTTCCTTCCGGATCAAAACAAAGCCGCGATTCATCTGACAGGTGGCTCGGCGATTGTCTTTGAGAAGGGAATCGTGAATCGAAATCGCCTGCCGAATGGGTTGCCAAAACCCATTGAATCGGACATCGCCCAGGGAGCGCAGTCGAGTCTGATTGGGCGACCCTCAGGACAATCGGCCGAACTGCACAGTTTGGGTGAGAAGGCGTTCCTTTCGTCGTCCGGTACGCACGAGTGGCATTCGCTGACTTCGCGGCAACCTGCGCAGGAGGCTGTTCAGCCAGCTCCCACAGAACTCAAGCTTCCAACAGAAGAAGTCAAATCGGATATGCAGCAACCCGTGCTCAGGTTGAGACCACGAATTGCCACGATGCCTTCATTTACTGGCGACCCTCCGATTGCAAATTCGTCGACACGTCACCCCGAGCCTGATCGCAGTCCGCAAGTCCCGATTCCTCAGCCGGACGATTCGATTGGGGACGATGCGTCATCATCATCTTCGCCGATGATCGCTCCTTCATTGACGATCGACGACGATGTCGTGAACCAGATCAAACCGGCCAAGTCCGCAATGCCGCTTGTGATTCTGTTTTCGGTTTTATTGGTCATGGTTGGTGCGGCGGTAATGCTTCGACGCCAATCCCAAGTGATACCTGTCGCGTCGTCGCAAGCGTCGCCTGCAGTGATGAGTGATGTCGTCCAACAGGCGACGGTCATTGAACCGACACCCGCGATTGCGCCTTTGACATCGAAATCGAAACTGGAGCAGTTGATCAAGAATGAACTGCCGATCACGTTCGAAGTGGTGAGCTTCCCCGCCGGATTGGAACTCCAGGGACGGCTTGTTCCGAAACCGATTTTGCGGGTTGACGATTCGCAAAACGTTGTGAAACAGAATGGACCACACTTTGGATTGACGGAGCCGGAATCTGGTGGCTATTCGCTGCAAGAGGTGATCGCGCAGTTGGACAGCGCCGAGCCTGATACCGTTCGTCGCCCTCATTTCATGGGCTCCAAACCACAAGAAGTCGTTACGGCTTCGATTCCCGCAGCGATGTCGTCGGGACCGATTGCAGAGGGTGAACGCCCGCATGCACCGCTGGCGAAAGCATTATTCGAATTGGAACAGGGAGGTCGCTCGTGA
- a CDS encoding suppressor of fused domain protein, with protein MAIVFRCEKCDTRYRVNLDKAGCRATCRRCGQNIVVPDPMPRDQVLDLPTLQDQRQPSLPLPPADPARFKLVADHIEHHLGPIDYVFHELVSEYVHIDIHRIPPQKHRPWYTLVTSGMSERPMTVPDGAESLRFAELLICLPPHWPLSMEDFRDERNYWPIRLLKVLARLPHEFQTWLGLSHSIPNGEPPRPYAVNTKFCCSVLVPPLTCPDPFRTLQIDDDQTVQFYAVLPLFPEELDCKLRDGMNVLIDRLDSARVTEVVNIRRKNSCRKRWSLFG; from the coding sequence ATGGCGATCGTATTTCGCTGCGAAAAATGTGATACTCGTTATCGAGTGAACCTCGATAAGGCGGGGTGTCGCGCCACCTGTCGACGTTGCGGACAAAATATCGTCGTGCCCGATCCGATGCCTCGGGATCAGGTGCTTGATCTACCAACGTTGCAGGATCAGCGGCAGCCATCTCTGCCATTGCCGCCGGCCGATCCCGCGCGATTTAAGCTCGTCGCGGATCATATCGAGCATCATTTGGGGCCGATCGACTATGTGTTTCACGAGCTGGTTTCGGAATATGTCCATATCGACATCCATCGAATTCCGCCTCAGAAGCATCGTCCCTGGTACACGCTGGTAACCAGCGGGATGTCCGAGCGACCCATGACCGTACCGGATGGAGCCGAGTCACTGAGATTCGCAGAGCTTCTCATCTGTTTGCCGCCTCATTGGCCGCTGAGTATGGAAGATTTTCGTGACGAGCGGAACTACTGGCCGATCCGCCTGCTGAAAGTGTTGGCGCGATTACCACACGAGTTTCAGACGTGGCTAGGGCTTAGCCACTCCATCCCCAACGGTGAACCGCCCCGACCGTATGCGGTGAATACTAAGTTCTGCTGCTCTGTTCTGGTTCCGCCCCTGACCTGTCCCGATCCGTTTCGTACGTTGCAAATCGATGACGACCAAACCGTGCAGTTCTATGCGGTTCTTCCTCTGTTCCCTGAAGAACTGGATTGCAAGTTGCGGGATGGGATGAACGTGCTGATCGATCGTCTGGACAGTGCGCGCGTGACGGAAGTGGTCAATATTCGTCGCAAGAACTCCTGTCGTAAACGGTGGAGTCTGTTTGGATAG
- the malQ gene encoding 4-alpha-glucanotransferase codes for MLTERASGILLHPTSIPTRYGIGDLGPRAFEFIDWLAGAGQRYWQVLPLCPTDAGDSPYQSPSSFAGNPLLISPDLLAADGLLTESDLNTAALPDIESGPRVNYQLAREKKTRLLEAAIIAMRALPGSHPLQQEFAAFCGQHLVWLENHAKFMALRGANQNRPWQLWTEFVTDPQLPIRPELNDRFSAALLLQFFFVRQWQQLRQHAKNYGIQIIGDIPIYVSHDSVDLWANRVLFQLDEHGNSTHVAGVPPDYFAATGQLWNNPLYDWAAMQHDGYRWWIQRLETALQFVDLVRLDHFRGFEAYWSVPAGETTAINGQWIPGPGAKLLSALCRAQLGSISTRENTAPIIAEDLGMITDAVHALRNEFHLPGMKVLQFMLPGEAWDHHRPEAFEPNSVAYTGTHDNDTTLGWFRSHILTRPDQLERLKQYTRCEEANIAWEFIELAWRSGSNLAITPVQDVLSLGSDARMNTPGTCGPEISNWCWKYVPGMLTTESQQRLAALTRDAGRAR; via the coding sequence ATGCTAACGGAACGAGCGAGCGGCATCCTTCTTCACCCGACGTCAATTCCAACACGTTACGGGATCGGTGACCTGGGCCCGCGAGCATTCGAGTTTATCGACTGGCTGGCCGGCGCGGGACAACGTTACTGGCAGGTCCTTCCACTCTGCCCGACCGATGCGGGCGACTCGCCGTACCAATCCCCCTCCTCATTCGCGGGCAACCCGCTGCTGATCAGCCCCGATCTGCTTGCCGCCGACGGGTTACTGACCGAATCTGATCTGAATACTGCGGCGCTTCCTGACATCGAATCGGGACCGCGTGTGAATTATCAACTCGCCCGCGAAAAGAAAACGCGCCTGCTTGAAGCGGCGATTATTGCGATGCGCGCGCTTCCCGGCAGTCATCCACTGCAGCAAGAGTTCGCCGCATTCTGTGGACAACACCTCGTCTGGCTGGAAAACCACGCGAAATTCATGGCATTGCGTGGTGCCAATCAGAATCGCCCGTGGCAACTTTGGACCGAATTCGTCACTGACCCTCAATTGCCGATTCGGCCAGAGCTCAATGATCGGTTTAGCGCGGCCCTGCTGCTGCAATTTTTCTTCGTCAGGCAATGGCAGCAGCTTCGCCAACACGCGAAAAACTATGGCATTCAGATTATCGGTGACATTCCGATCTACGTCTCACATGATAGCGTCGACCTTTGGGCGAATCGCGTGTTGTTTCAGCTCGACGAACATGGCAATTCCACGCACGTGGCCGGTGTTCCGCCCGACTACTTCGCCGCCACCGGTCAGCTGTGGAATAATCCGCTGTATGACTGGGCCGCCATGCAGCACGACGGCTATCGCTGGTGGATTCAGCGTTTGGAAACAGCTCTGCAATTCGTGGATCTCGTGCGACTCGATCATTTTCGCGGGTTCGAAGCCTATTGGTCGGTCCCCGCGGGAGAAACAACGGCGATCAACGGACAGTGGATTCCCGGCCCGGGCGCGAAACTTCTTTCCGCCCTCTGCCGGGCGCAGCTCGGTTCGATCTCCACCCGCGAAAACACCGCTCCGATCATCGCGGAAGACCTGGGAATGATTACGGACGCGGTTCATGCACTTCGTAACGAGTTCCACCTTCCGGGCATGAAGGTGCTGCAGTTCATGCTGCCGGGTGAGGCATGGGACCATCATCGCCCTGAAGCATTCGAGCCAAACTCCGTCGCCTACACGGGCACTCACGACAACGACACCACGCTCGGCTGGTTCCGCTCCCATATCTTGACTCGTCCCGATCAACTGGAACGCCTGAAACAGTACACGCGCTGCGAAGAAGCAAATATCGCCTGGGAATTCATCGAACTCGCCTGGCGGTCAGGCTCCAACCTGGCAATCACACCCGTCCAGGATGTGCTGTCACTCGGTTCAGACGCCCGCATGAACACTCCAGGGACATGCGGCCCCGAGATCTCCAACTGGTGCTGGAAGTACGTACCCGGCATGCTGACCACGGAATCGCAACAGCGACTGGCCGCGCTAACCCGCGATGCCGGCCGCGCCCGCTGA
- the larC gene encoding nickel pincer cofactor biosynthesis protein LarC, whose amino-acid sequence MRIAYLDCASGISGDMTVAALIDAGLDPELLTAGIASLNLPGVKLHVEDVQRGGFRAKHFRVEHPEQHAHRHLSDIRQIINKSEGLNDNQRDLALRIFHAVAEAEAKVHGSTVDRVHFHEVGAIDSIVDIVSVAIGMDWLDVEELICSRIPTGRGQVKIAHGVCAIPTPGTAELLKGIPLTDVPIEAELTTPTGAAIVKTLVSQYVDALPDMTIETIGYGAGTREFDDRANVLRLIIGETDGVETSGDSVILLETNLDDISGEVLGFTKRQLLAAGALDVYTTPVQMKKDRPGVMLSVISSFEHVAQLETIIFRETATFGIRRQRIQRSVRERMAYTVETDFGPIKGKVGWRGEEPVVFTAEYDDCVEIAKAHDVPLRDIILAAQIAFFVDQEEDDDDHECDEDCDHDHDHDHGHDHDHGHHHDHDD is encoded by the coding sequence ATGCGTATTGCCTATTTGGACTGTGCCTCGGGAATCAGTGGAGACATGACCGTCGCCGCGCTCATCGACGCCGGACTTGACCCCGAACTGCTCACCGCCGGAATCGCCTCATTGAATCTGCCCGGCGTGAAACTACATGTCGAAGACGTTCAGCGCGGCGGGTTTCGCGCCAAGCATTTTCGCGTCGAACATCCCGAACAGCACGCACATCGCCACCTCAGCGATATCCGGCAAATCATCAATAAGTCCGAAGGGCTGAACGACAATCAGCGTGACCTGGCGCTGCGAATTTTCCATGCCGTGGCCGAAGCGGAAGCCAAGGTACACGGATCAACCGTCGATCGTGTCCACTTCCATGAAGTCGGTGCCATCGATTCGATCGTCGATATTGTCTCGGTCGCGATCGGCATGGACTGGTTGGACGTGGAAGAACTGATCTGCAGCCGAATTCCTACTGGCCGCGGTCAGGTCAAAATCGCTCATGGCGTCTGCGCCATCCCCACCCCAGGAACCGCCGAGCTGCTGAAGGGAATCCCACTCACCGATGTCCCCATTGAAGCGGAACTGACCACTCCCACGGGCGCGGCCATCGTGAAAACGCTGGTCAGCCAGTACGTCGATGCGTTGCCCGATATGACGATCGAGACGATCGGTTACGGCGCCGGAACGCGTGAATTCGACGATCGAGCCAATGTACTGCGTCTGATCATTGGTGAAACCGATGGCGTCGAAACGTCAGGCGACAGCGTGATTCTGCTCGAGACGAACCTCGATGACATCTCGGGAGAAGTGTTGGGATTCACGAAACGGCAGCTCCTCGCCGCCGGAGCCCTCGACGTCTACACGACACCGGTCCAAATGAAGAAGGACCGGCCTGGGGTGATGCTCAGCGTCATCAGCTCGTTCGAACATGTCGCGCAACTCGAAACCATTATCTTCCGTGAAACCGCCACGTTCGGAATCCGCCGACAGCGGATTCAACGTTCGGTCCGCGAACGGATGGCCTATACGGTCGAGACCGACTTCGGCCCGATCAAAGGCAAAGTCGGCTGGCGTGGCGAAGAACCCGTTGTCTTCACCGCCGAATACGATGACTGTGTCGAGATCGCCAAGGCACATGATGTCCCGCTACGTGACATCATTCTGGCTGCTCAGATCGCGTTCTTTGTCGATCAAGAAGAAGACGATGACGATCACGAATGCGATGAAGACTGCGATCATGACCACGACCATGATCACGGACACGATCATGATCATGGGCACCACCACGATCACGATGACTGA